A stretch of the Oncorhynchus clarkii lewisi isolate Uvic-CL-2024 chromosome 9, UVic_Ocla_1.0, whole genome shotgun sequence genome encodes the following:
- the LOC139417466 gene encoding kelch-like protein 33 has protein sequence MALSGPCFQRGLEALWRQDEEFRGDKHNIDRDGEECAGEVKEKDCGDQVNTEEEDKDDEAFRREENSQIHLKRETTEEEEDELQEVNKEWTAVGGQKGGIEDVDSIRVYGRDSYTREMFQTLQQLRDSSLLTDLTLSTEAGQRLHAHSPVLAAVSSLVHQRLQERDEENERRDVDMYIQTEISISLGPEVGLVGLAGVLEFAYTGALAALNRHTLAQIQTAATTLGVPRVLQLCSEEEEKMKKGVETRAEEKKISAEKQMKVSLQSIRQLWTKRVGCDVELEVGGASFHVHRVLLSASSDYFRGMFTSGMKESQQACVALPFLEASELEALIGYSYSGSLPLSWGCVFEITCIAFQLQFQPALLLCLDFLKKEMDAHSCLDVASFAEAYGITDLLEEANDFVLRHFQNVSATPKFQDLSVKKLRKYLKSNSLFVPSELVVFKAVVVWIEACPSERLKLTKELMKNVHFPLMTFKEFGEVKTAKLWTECNIKRLYQTMLEDFRSYHIASETLCRVYLPKDSLVLVGGDQISADFIRRTPSRELWFGNSLRNYTGVVKTVEWRLLGEMPNPPRLSHELAVVAGKLYVLGGQNYKGMLGVLNSVYRYDPLQNRWERLANLQEKRCNFSVVVLDEMIYAIGGYIDPETNLDSVERYCPNTDSWSFAKPLDMTLSCHAATLLNGEVFISGGFDCRYHCLVSMFLYHHERGTTYLAEMSQPRAHHCMETLNNHLYVAGGVTVDENMMSIDQLACEVYDPVSDSWSALTPLAISHVGAASVVLEGKIYVLGGYCQEDYRETRLVHRYDPTIQLWENIGEIPGPNTDIRACLLHLPKHLRQ, from the exons ATGGCTTTATCTGGACCATGCTTCCAGAGGGGTTTGGAGGCTCTATGGAGGCAGGATGAAGAATTTAGGGGGGATAAGCACAATATAGATCGAGATGGAGAAGAGTGTGCAGGAGAAGTGAAAGAAAAGGATTGTGGGGATCAGGTGAACACAGAAGAAGAAGATAAAGATGATGAAGCATTTAGAAGGGAGGAAAACAGTCAAATACATCTAAAGAGAGAGACaactgaagaagaggaggatgagcttCAAGAAGTGAACAAAGAGTGGACAGCTGTTGGGGGGCAGAAAGGTGGAATAGAGGATGTGGATTCAATAAGGGTATACGGCAGAGACTCCTATACAAGAGAAATGTTCCAAACCCTGCAGCAGCTCAGggactcctctctcctcactgaccTGACTCTGAGCACTGAGGCTGGGCAGCGTCTCCACGCGCACTCCCCTGTCCTGGCTGCTGTCAGCTCCCTCGTACACCAGAGACTgcaagagagggatgaggagaacgAGAGGAGAGATGTTGACATGTATATACAGACAGAGATATCCATCAGTCTGGGTCCTGAGGTGGGGCTTGTGGGGCTGGCAGGGGTGCTGGAGTTTGCCTACACTGGGGCCTTAGCAGCTctgaacagacacacactggccCAGATACAGACTGCAGCTACAACACTAGGGGTCCCCAGAGTTCTACAACTCTgcagtgaagaggaggagaagatgaagaAGGGAGTAGAGACGAGGGCAGAAGAGAAGAAGATCTCTGCTGAAAAACAGATGAAGGTCAGTCTTCAGTCCATCAGACAATTGTGGACAAAGAGAGTGGGCTGTGATGTAGAGCTGGAGGTTGGTGGGGCATCATTTCATG TCCACAGAGTGCTCTTGTCTGCCAGTAGTGACTACTTCAGGGGAATGTTCACCAGCGGGATGAAGGAATCCCAGCAGGCCTGTGTGGCTCTTCCCTTCCTGGAGGCCTCAGAGCTGGAGGCCCTGATTGGCTACTCCTACAGCGGGTCCCTCCCCCTCAGCTGGGGGTGTGTCTTTGAGATCACCTGCATTGCCTTCCAGCTCCAGTTCCAGCCCGCCCTCTTGCTGTGCCTCGACTTCCTGAAAAAAGAAATGGACGCCCACTCCTGCCTGGATGTGGCGTCTTTCGCTGAGGCTTATGGCATAACGGATCTCCTTGAAGAGGCCAACGACTTTGTCCTGAGACACTTCCAAAATGTGTCAGCCACGCCTAAATTCCAGGACCTGTCAGTCAAGAAGCTTAGAAAATACCTGAAAAGCAACTCCCTCTTTGTGCCCTCTGAGCTTGTGGTCTTCAAGGCAGTGGTGGTCTGGATCGAGGCCTGTCCCAGCGAAAGGCTTAAACTCACCAAAGAGCTGATGAAGAACGTCCACTTTCCTCTCATGACATTCAAGGAGTTCGGTGAAGTTAAAACCGCAAAACTGTGGACTGAATGCAACATAAAACGTCTCTATCAGACTATGCTGGAGGACTTTCGCTCTTATCACATTGCATCTGAGACCCTGTGCAGGGTCTACCTACCAAAGGACAGCCTAGTCTTGGTGGGTGGAGACCAGATCTCTGCCGACTTTATCCGGCGAACCCCTAGTCGAGAACTGTGGTTTGGGAACTCTCTGAGGAATTACACAGGCGTTGTGAAGACCGTTGAGTGGAGGTTGCTGGGAGAGATGCCAAATCCACCAAGGTTAAGTCACGAGTTGGCTGTTGTCGCAGGGAAGTTGTACGTGCTCGGGGGACAGAATTATAAAGGCATGCTTGGCGTTCTAAACTCGGTCTACAG ATATGATCCACTTCAGAACCGCTGGGAGAGATTGGCCAACTTGCAGGAGAAAAGGTGTAATTTTTCTGTGGTTGTTCTGGATGAGATGATATATGCCATCGGAGGGTACATTGATCCAGAAACTAACCTGGATAGTGTGGAGCGCTACTGTCCAAATACAGATTCCTGGAG CTTTGCCAAACCCTTGGATATGACCTTGAGTTGCCATGCTGCCACACTGTTGAATGGAGAGGTCTTCATCTCAGGGGGGTTCGACTGCAGGTACCACTGTCTGGTGTCCATGTTCCTGTACCATCATGAGAGAGGAACTACCTACCTGGCAGAGATGAGCCAACCTCGAGCCCATCACTGCATGGAGACTTTAAACAACCATCTTTATGTGGCCGGAGGAGTCACTGTTGATGAAAACATGATGTCTATTGACCAGCTGGCCTGTGAGGTCTACGACCCTGTTAGTGACTCCTGGAGCGCCCTCACGCCCCTGGCCATCTCCCATGTTGGAGCAGCCTCTGTGGTTCTGGAGGGGAAGATCTATGTGCTGGGAGGATACTGCCAAGAGGACTACAGGGAGACCAGACTGGTGCATCGCTATGATCCCACCATCCAACTATGGGAGAATATCGGCGAGATACCCGGACCTAACACTGACATAAGAGCCTGTTTGCTCCACCTGCCCAAACACTTGAGACAATGA
- the LOC139415964 gene encoding kelch-like protein 33 isoform X2 gives MEFTRRYLPMEWEERWRKEKERRRRVIEEGGEEVEADDRKLRWIVAYNNNRMGVTRRKEKEGARVKKRNDSMASQGEEEEEEEVSEERREGLGDEEKVRTFYRHTYPKEVFQCLEQLRDSSLLTDLTLSTEAGQHLYAHSPVLAAVSTLVHQKLQERDEEMEKRRGRRDVDMDIKTEIFISLGPEVGLVGLAGVVEFAYTGGLAAMNRHTLAQIQTAATTLGAPRVLELCSEEEEKMKKGVEKRAGEKISTEEQMKVSLQSIRELWAERVGCDVELEVGGTSFHVHRVLLAASSDYFRGMFTSGMRESQQRCVVLPFLEASELEALIGCSYSGSLSLSWGCVFEITCTALQLQFQPTLLLCLDFLDREMDAHSCLDVASFAQAYGMPGLLEEAEDFVLRNFQEVSTSLKFLDLPADKLLDFLHSDGLCAPSELAVFRAVVVWVEANPAERLAQAQELMTGVRFQFMTFKEFREVRAINLRMESSSDTEVDLYGSALKEFGFSLPETLDQCRIRRPKDALVLVGGDQLDPDLGKRLPSRQLWFANSLRTGTGLVKAMDWRILGEIPEKPRFRHGVGVMEGRLYVIGGCEFYTKTDTLKSVYRYDPMQDSWQRLADMQEYRSNFSVVVWGDRLYAIGGDMDMNTNLDSVEDYSPVSDTWRCIYGASTWRLA, from the exons ATGGAGTTTACCAGACGTTACCTGCCCATGGAATGGGAGGAACggtggaggaaagagaaggaaaggaggagaagggtgattgaggaaggaggagaagaggtagaggCGGACGATCGAAAGCTGAGGTGGATTGTGGCCTACAACAACAACCGGATGGGCGTGAcgaggagaaaggagaaagagggagcaaGGGTCAAGAAGAGGAACGACAGCATGGCAAGccagggagaagaggaagaagaagaggaagtgtcagaggagaggagggaaggactgGGAGATGAAGAGAAGGTTCGTACATTCTACAGACATACCTATCCTAAAGAGGTATTCCAGTGTCTGGAGCAGCTCAGggactcctctctcctcactgaccTGACTCTGAGCACTGAGGCTGGGCAGCATCTTTATGCACACTCCCCTGTCCTGGCTGCTGTGAGCACCCTTGTCCACCAGAAACTgcaagagagggatgaagagatggagaagaggagggggaggagagatgttGACATGGACATAAAGACAGAGATATTCATCAGTCTGGGTCCTGAGGTGGGGCTTGTGGGGCTGGCAGGGGTAGTGGAGTTTGCCTACACTGGGGGCTTAGCAGCTatgaacagacacacactggccCAGATACAGACTGCAGCTACAACACTAGGGGCCCCCAGAGTACTAGAACTCTgcagtgaagaggaggagaaaatgAAGAAGGGAGTAGAGAAGAGGGCAGGAGAGAAGATCTCTACTGAAGAACAGATGAAGGTCAGTCTTCAGTCCATCAGAGAGCTGTGGGCAGAGCGAGTGGGCTGTGATGTGGAGCTGGAGGTTGGAGGAACATCATTCCATG TCCACAGAGTGCTCCTGGCTGCCAGTAGTGACTACTTCCGGGGAATGTTTACCAGCGGGATGAGGGAATCACAGCAGCGCTGTGTGGTCCTTCCCTTCCTGGAGGCATCTGAGCTTGAGGCTCTGATTGGCTGTTCCTATAGCGGGTCCCTCTCCCTCAGCTGGGGGTGTGTCTTTGAGATCACCTGCACCGCCCTGCAGCTCCAGTTCCAGCCCACCCTCTTGCTGTGCCTCGATTTCCTGGACCGGGAAATGGATGCCCACTCATGTCTGGATGTGGCCTCCTTTGCCCAGGCTTATGGGATGCCGGGACTCCTCGAGGAGGCTGAGGACTTTGTTCTGAGGAACTTCCAAGAAGTGTCTACCAGCCTGAAATTCCTGGACCTTCCGGCTGATAAACTGCTGGATTTTCTCCACTCTGACGGCCTCTGCGCGCCCTCAGAGCTGGCCGTGTtcagggctgtggtggtctgggTAGAGGCCAACCCGGCAGAGAGGCTAGCCCAGGCCCAGGAGCTGATGACAGGAGTCCGCTTCCAGTTCATGACCTTTAAGGAGTTCAGAGAGGTCAGGGCAATCAACCTGCGCATGGAATCCAGCAGCGACACAGAG GTGGATCTGTACGGCTCAGCCCTCAAAGAGTTTGGCTTCAGTCTTCCCGAGACCCTGGACCAGTGCCGGATCCGACGGCCCAAAGATGCCCTGGTTCTGGTCGGAGGCGACCAGCTGGATCCTGACTTGGGTAAACGGCTTCCCAGCAGGCAGCTGTGGTTCGCTAACTCCCTCCGCACCGGAACAGGCCTGGTGAAGGCCATGGACTGGAGGATTCTGGGAGAGATACCAGAGAAGCCCAGGTTTAGACACGGGGTGGGGGTGATGGAGGGGCGGCTGTACGTGATCGGAGGGTGTGAGTTCTACACAAAGACTGATACGCTGAAATCAGTATACAG GTATGACCCCATGCAGGACAGCTGGCAGAGGTTGGCTGACATGCAGGAGTACAGGAGTAACTTCTCAGTGGTGGTGTGGGGTGATCGTCTCTACGCCATCGGAGGAGACATGGACATGAATACCAACCTGGACAGTGTGGAGGACTACAGCCCCGTATCTGACACCTGGAG atGCATCTATGGAGCCAGCACTTGGAGACTTGCATGA
- the LOC139415964 gene encoding kelch-like protein 33 isoform X1 has product MEFTRRYLPMEWEERWRKEKERRRRVIEEGGEEVEADDRKLRWIVAYNNNRMGVTRRKEKEGARVKKRNDSMASQGEEEEEEEVSEERREGLGDEEKVRTFYRHTYPKEVFQCLEQLRDSSLLTDLTLSTEAGQHLYAHSPVLAAVSTLVHQKLQERDEEMEKRRGRRDVDMDIKTEIFISLGPEVGLVGLAGVVEFAYTGGLAAMNRHTLAQIQTAATTLGAPRVLELCSEEEEKMKKGVEKRAGEKISTEEQMKVSLQSIRELWAERVGCDVELEVGGTSFHVHRVLLAASSDYFRGMFTSGMRESQQRCVVLPFLEASELEALIGCSYSGSLSLSWGCVFEITCTALQLQFQPTLLLCLDFLDREMDAHSCLDVASFAQAYGMPGLLEEAEDFVLRNFQEVSTSLKFLDLPADKLLDFLHSDGLCAPSELAVFRAVVVWVEANPAERLAQAQELMTGVRFQFMTFKEFREVRAINLRMESSSDTEVDLYGSALKEFGFSLPETLDQCRIRRPKDALVLVGGDQLDPDLGKRLPSRQLWFANSLRTGTGLVKAMDWRILGEIPEKPRFRHGVGVMEGRLYVIGGCEFYTKTDTLKSVYRYDPMQDSWQRLADMQEYRSNFSVVVWGDRLYAIGGDMDMNTNLDSVEDYSPVSDTWSFAKPLDQALSGHAATLLDGEIFISGGFDCRYQCLTSMFLYHPERGTTYLAEMSQDRAQHCMEVLHHGGGGLCVVGGVCNLRTFYTDQLACEVYDPVSDSWSALTPLAIPHVGAASVVLEGKIYVLGGYCQEDYRETRLVHRYEPITQRWENIGKMPGPNTDIRACLLRLPKHLRQ; this is encoded by the exons ATGGAGTTTACCAGACGTTACCTGCCCATGGAATGGGAGGAACggtggaggaaagagaaggaaaggaggagaagggtgattgaggaaggaggagaagaggtagaggCGGACGATCGAAAGCTGAGGTGGATTGTGGCCTACAACAACAACCGGATGGGCGTGAcgaggagaaaggagaaagagggagcaaGGGTCAAGAAGAGGAACGACAGCATGGCAAGccagggagaagaggaagaagaagaggaagtgtcagaggagaggagggaaggactgGGAGATGAAGAGAAGGTTCGTACATTCTACAGACATACCTATCCTAAAGAGGTATTCCAGTGTCTGGAGCAGCTCAGggactcctctctcctcactgaccTGACTCTGAGCACTGAGGCTGGGCAGCATCTTTATGCACACTCCCCTGTCCTGGCTGCTGTGAGCACCCTTGTCCACCAGAAACTgcaagagagggatgaagagatggagaagaggagggggaggagagatgttGACATGGACATAAAGACAGAGATATTCATCAGTCTGGGTCCTGAGGTGGGGCTTGTGGGGCTGGCAGGGGTAGTGGAGTTTGCCTACACTGGGGGCTTAGCAGCTatgaacagacacacactggccCAGATACAGACTGCAGCTACAACACTAGGGGCCCCCAGAGTACTAGAACTCTgcagtgaagaggaggagaaaatgAAGAAGGGAGTAGAGAAGAGGGCAGGAGAGAAGATCTCTACTGAAGAACAGATGAAGGTCAGTCTTCAGTCCATCAGAGAGCTGTGGGCAGAGCGAGTGGGCTGTGATGTGGAGCTGGAGGTTGGAGGAACATCATTCCATG TCCACAGAGTGCTCCTGGCTGCCAGTAGTGACTACTTCCGGGGAATGTTTACCAGCGGGATGAGGGAATCACAGCAGCGCTGTGTGGTCCTTCCCTTCCTGGAGGCATCTGAGCTTGAGGCTCTGATTGGCTGTTCCTATAGCGGGTCCCTCTCCCTCAGCTGGGGGTGTGTCTTTGAGATCACCTGCACCGCCCTGCAGCTCCAGTTCCAGCCCACCCTCTTGCTGTGCCTCGATTTCCTGGACCGGGAAATGGATGCCCACTCATGTCTGGATGTGGCCTCCTTTGCCCAGGCTTATGGGATGCCGGGACTCCTCGAGGAGGCTGAGGACTTTGTTCTGAGGAACTTCCAAGAAGTGTCTACCAGCCTGAAATTCCTGGACCTTCCGGCTGATAAACTGCTGGATTTTCTCCACTCTGACGGCCTCTGCGCGCCCTCAGAGCTGGCCGTGTtcagggctgtggtggtctgggTAGAGGCCAACCCGGCAGAGAGGCTAGCCCAGGCCCAGGAGCTGATGACAGGAGTCCGCTTCCAGTTCATGACCTTTAAGGAGTTCAGAGAGGTCAGGGCAATCAACCTGCGCATGGAATCCAGCAGCGACACAGAG GTGGATCTGTACGGCTCAGCCCTCAAAGAGTTTGGCTTCAGTCTTCCCGAGACCCTGGACCAGTGCCGGATCCGACGGCCCAAAGATGCCCTGGTTCTGGTCGGAGGCGACCAGCTGGATCCTGACTTGGGTAAACGGCTTCCCAGCAGGCAGCTGTGGTTCGCTAACTCCCTCCGCACCGGAACAGGCCTGGTGAAGGCCATGGACTGGAGGATTCTGGGAGAGATACCAGAGAAGCCCAGGTTTAGACACGGGGTGGGGGTGATGGAGGGGCGGCTGTACGTGATCGGAGGGTGTGAGTTCTACACAAAGACTGATACGCTGAAATCAGTATACAG GTATGACCCCATGCAGGACAGCTGGCAGAGGTTGGCTGACATGCAGGAGTACAGGAGTAACTTCTCAGTGGTGGTGTGGGGTGATCGTCTCTACGCCATCGGAGGAGACATGGACATGAATACCAACCTGGACAGTGTGGAGGACTACAGCCCCGTATCTGACACCTGGAG CTTTGCCAAGCCTCTGGACCAGGCCCTGAGTGGCCACGCTGCCACATTGTTGGATGGAGAGATCTTCATCTCAGGGGGGTTCGACTGCAGGTACCAGTGTCTGACGTCCATGTTCCTGTACCACCCTGAGAGAGGAACTACGTACCTGGCAGAGATGAGCCAGGATCGGGCCCAGCACTGTATGGAGGTCCTGCATCATGGTGGTGGTGGTCTCTGCGTGGTTGGAGGGGTGTGTAACCTACGTACGTTCTACACTGACCAGCTGGCCTGTGAGGTCTACGACCCTGTTAGTGACTCCTGGAGTGCCCTCACGCCCCTGGCCATCCCCCATGTTGGAGCAGCCTCTGTGGTTCTGGAGGGGAAGATCTATGTGCTGGGAGGATACTGCCAAGAGGACTACAGGGAGACCAGACTGGTTCACCGATATGAACCCATTACCCAACGTTGGGAGAATATAGGCAAGATGCCCGGACCTAACACTGACATAAGAGCCTGTTTGCTTCGCCTACCCAAACACTTGAGACAATGA